The Brassica napus cultivar Da-Ae chromosome C7, Da-Ae, whole genome shotgun sequence genome has a segment encoding these proteins:
- the LOC111208132 gene encoding uncharacterized mitochondrial protein AtMg00310-like, with the protein MTCFKLPKSLTKRIQSAVTRFLWDDRTGKKKMAWIGWDKLAQPKGKGGLGLRDFESFNDAFLGKLSWRIINNPHGVLSRVLLGKYCMEGKFMDCPDRASESHGWRSILVGRDLIKKNPGWLVGDGTQIDLWSDPWLNVSQQEQLMGPPTETTLNYKVSALLTQDSSDWDIEKIREICPFAEKQILKIKTSRSGAPDKLCWMRTKDGEYSTKSGYHAAFEEANDAERLEMSGNWNQEVWNLSTAPKIKMLVWKVLRGALPVGQG; encoded by the coding sequence ATGACTTGCTTCAAACTGCCCAAGTCTCTAACTAAGCGGATTCAATCAGCGGTAACTCGTTTCTTGTGGGACGATAGAACTGGGAAAAAGAAGATGGCATGGATAGGTTGGGATAAGCTAGCACAACCAAAAGGAAAAGGTGGCCTAGGACTTCGAGACTTTGAAAGCTTTAATGATGCCTTCCTAGGAAAGCTTAGCTGGAGAATAATAAACAACCCACATGGAGTTCTTAGTCGTGTCCTCCTTGGCAAGTACTGCATGGAAGGAAAGTTCATGGACTGCCCCGATCGAGCGTCTGAGTCGCATGGATGGAGAAGTATATTGGTGGGGCGTGATCTGATAAAGAAAAACCCAGGGTGGCTGGTAGGAGATGGAACTCAAATCGACTTGTGGTCGGACCCATGGCTTAATGTGTCACAGCAGGAGCAACTTATGGGACCGCCTACGGAGACAACACTGAACTACAAAGTCTCTGCTCTGCTCACACAAGACTCGTCGGACTGGGATATAGAAAAAATCAGAGAGATATGCCCATTTGCAGAGAAACAGATCTTAAAGATAAAAACTAGTAGATCAGGGGCTCCTGATAAACTATGTTGGATGAGAACAAAAGATGGGGAATATTCCACTAAGTCAGGCTACCATGCGGCTTTTGAAGAGGCTAATGATGCAGAAAGGTTAGAGATGTCCGGAAACTGGAACCAAGAGGTCTGGAACCTAAGCACGGCACCTAAAATCAAAATGCTAGTGTGGAAAGTGCTGAGAGGGGCTCTACCAGTGGGACAAGGCTAG
- the LOC106434271 gene encoding senescence-induced receptor-like serine/threonine-protein kinase isoform X2 produces MTILSSLSWISFLLLLFLVHAQDQSGFISIDCGIPDDSSYNDETTDIKYVSDSTFVESGTSKSIAPELKTNTSLARQFHNLRIFPEGKRNCYKVWPQQGKGFKYLIRTRFMYGNYDGVGEAPPAFDLYLGVNLWDSIVLDNSTSIVTKEIIHTPSLDYFHVCLVDKNSGTPFLSVLEVRFLKNNTYETPYESLMLFKRWDLGSISNLPVRYKDDVYDRIWMPSRFTDHMILNTSLPIDQNYNNLFQPASVVMSTATRPLNASSYILLYWEPEDPRLKFYVYLHFAEVEVLTGNQTREFTVNYNNDTTLAEKFRPSYLYTDTVVTPDPVTGLIHEFYLVQTSVEMLPPIINAMEIYQVNEFLQLSTDQEDVDAMTKIKDTYRVKKNWQGDPCVPVDYSWEGLDCMDSDNTTNPRVISLNLSFSGLTGQIDPAFSNLTSIKKLDLAGNNLTGKVPDFLENLPNLTELNLEGNKLIGIIPRKLLERSKDGSLSLRYGGNPELCSSDSCEKTKKNHGYIIPVVASVIGLLLLLTAFALFWHLKKRSHKGSNDAMTGPFNTAQRYFKYSEVVSITNNFERVLGKGGFGEVYHGISDGDQVAVKILSEESAQGYKEFRAEVEILMRVHHRNLTSLFGYCNEGNRMVLIYEYMANGNLGDYLSGKMSFILSWEERLKISLDAAQGLEYLHYGCKPPIVHRDVKPTNILLNEKIQAKISDFGLSRSFPVEGSDQISTVVAGTIGYLDPEYYSTRQMNEKSDVYSFGVVLLEVITGQPVIASSRRERHISDQVSSMLGKGNIRGIVDQRLGERYDAGSAWKMAELSLACTEQRSTHRPTMSQVVMGLKQIVDGRMNDHNNQGDSTKMVTVNLKSEMGPQAR; encoded by the exons ATGACGATTTTAAGCTCTCTTTCATGGATaagctttcttcttctactcTTTCTTGTTCATGCTCAAGACCAATCTG GTTTTATCAGTATAGATTGTGGTATACCGGATGATTCGAGCTACAATGACGAGACAACAGACATAAAGTATGTTTCCGATTCAACGTTTGTTGAGTCAGGAACAAGCAAGAGCATAGCTCCTGAGCTTAAGACAAATACTTCTCTTGCAAGACAGTTTCACAATCTAAGAATCTTCCCTGAGGGTAAGAGAAACTGTTACAAAGTGTGGCCTCAACAAGGTAAAGGATTTAAGTATTTGATCAGAACCCGTTTCATGTATGGAAACTACGATGGAGTTGGTGAAGCACCACCCGCTTTCGATCTCTATCTCGGTGTTAATCTATGGGATTCTATTGTTCTTGACAATTCAACATCTATAGTAACCAAAGAGATCATACACACTCCCTCTCTAGACTATTTTCATGTTTGTCTTGTTGATAAGAACAGCGGAACTCCTTTCTTGTCTGTCTTGGAAGTAAGATTCTTGAAGAACAATACTTATGAGACTCCTTATGAATCTCTCATGCTTTTCAAGAGATGGGATTTGGGCTCTATTAGTAATCTTCCTGTCAG ATACAAAGATGATGTCTATGATCGCATATGGATGCCTAGTAGGTTTACGGACCATATGATACTAAACACGTCACTCCCTATTGATCAAAACTACAACAACCTCTTCCAACCAGCTAGTGTTGTCATGAGCACCGCTACAAGACCACTTAACGCTAGCAGTTACATACTTCTGTATTGGGAACCGGAAGACCCTAGGTTGAAGTTCTATGTATATCTGCATTTTGCTGAGGTTGAAGTGCTCACAGGAAACCAGACGAGAGAATTCACAGTTAATTACAACAATGACACAACACTTGCTGAAAAGTTTAGGCCTAGCTACTTGTATACGGATACAGTTGTCACTCCAGACCCAGTAACTGGATTAATACATGAGTTTTATTTGGTACAAACTTCTGTTGAAATGCTTCCACCGATCATTAACGCCATGGAGATATATCAAGTTAATGAGTTCCTTCAGTTATCAACTGATCAAGAGGATG TGGATGCCATGACGAAGATCAAGGATACGTACAGAGTGAAGAAAAACTGGCAAGGAGATCCATGTGTTCCTGTGGATTATTCTTGGGAAGGTCTTGATTGTATGGATAGTGATAACACTACTAACCCAAGAGTTATTTCTCT GAACTTATCTTTTAGTGGATTGACTGGACAGATTGATCCAGCCTTTTCCAATCTTACATCCATCAAAAAACT GGATTTGGCAGGTAATAACTTAACAGGAAAAGTACCAGATTTCCTTGAAAATTTACCAAATTTAACTGAGTT aaactTGGAAGGAAACAAGCTGATAGGAATAATTCCACGAAAACTTCTTGAGAGATCAAAGGATGGATCACTTTCACTGAG GTACGGTGGAAATCCCGAACTTTGTTCGTCTGATTCATGcgaaaagacaaagaaaaatcaTGGTTACATCATTCCAGTAGTAGCATCAGTCATAGGACTGCTCCTTCTTTTGACCGCATTTGCTTTATTCTGGCATTTAAAGAAAAGATCACATAAAG GTTCCAATGATGCCATGACCGGTCCATTCAACACAGCTCAACGATACTTCAAATACTCAGAAGTTGTGAGTATCACAAATAACTTCGAGAGAGTTCTCGGCAAAGGAGGTTTTGGTGAAGTATACCATGGAATCTCGGATGGAGATCAAGTTGCAGTCAAGATACTTTCTGAAGAATCAGCTCAAGGTTACAAAGAGTTTCGAGCAGAG GTGGAAATTCTGATGAGAGTTCATCACAGAAACCTGACCTCTCTTTTCGGATACTGCAATGAGGGAAACAGAATGGTCCTTATTTATGAGTATATGGCTAATGGGAACTTAGGAGACTACTTATCAG GAAAAATGTCATTTATATTGAGCTGGGAAGAGAGGTTAAAGATTTCACTAGATGCAGCGCAAG GGCTAGAGTATCTTCACTATGGTTGTAAGCCTCCTATAGTTCACAGAGATGTTAAGCCAACGAACATATTACTAAATGAGAAGATCCAAGCCAAGATTTCAGACTTCGGTTTATCAAGAAGCTTCCCCGTTGAAGGAAGCGATCAGATTTCAACCGTTGTGGCTGGAACAATTGGTTACCTTGATCCCGA GTACTACTCGACGCGCCAAATGAACGAGAAGAGTGATGTTTATAGCTTCGGAGTTGTTCTTCTTGAAGTGATAACAGGGCAGCCTGTAATTGCATCCTCAAGAAGAGAGAGGCATATAAGTGATCAGGTCAGTTCGATGTTAGGCAAAGGAAACATCAGAGGGATTGTGGATCAGCGTCTGGGAGAGAGATATGATGCTGGCTCTGCTTGGAAAATGGCAGAATTATCCCTTGCTTGTACAGAGCAGAGGTCTACGCATAGACCAACGATGAGTCAGGTAGTTATGGGGCTGAAACAGATCGTTGATGGCAGAATGAACGATCATAATAACCAAGGTGACTCGACAAAGATGGTTACAGTGAATCTGAAATCCGAAATGGGTCCTCAAGCAAGGTAG
- the LOC106434271 gene encoding senescence-induced receptor-like serine/threonine-protein kinase isoform X1, translating to MDKLSSSTLSCSCSRPIWYLKTAFTLLISSHVNELNNLINISLYVTGFISIDCGIPDDSSYNDETTDIKYVSDSTFVESGTSKSIAPELKTNTSLARQFHNLRIFPEGKRNCYKVWPQQGKGFKYLIRTRFMYGNYDGVGEAPPAFDLYLGVNLWDSIVLDNSTSIVTKEIIHTPSLDYFHVCLVDKNSGTPFLSVLEVRFLKNNTYETPYESLMLFKRWDLGSISNLPVRYKDDVYDRIWMPSRFTDHMILNTSLPIDQNYNNLFQPASVVMSTATRPLNASSYILLYWEPEDPRLKFYVYLHFAEVEVLTGNQTREFTVNYNNDTTLAEKFRPSYLYTDTVVTPDPVTGLIHEFYLVQTSVEMLPPIINAMEIYQVNEFLQLSTDQEDVDAMTKIKDTYRVKKNWQGDPCVPVDYSWEGLDCMDSDNTTNPRVISLNLSFSGLTGQIDPAFSNLTSIKKLDLAGNNLTGKVPDFLENLPNLTELNLEGNKLIGIIPRKLLERSKDGSLSLRYGGNPELCSSDSCEKTKKNHGYIIPVVASVIGLLLLLTAFALFWHLKKRSHKGSNDAMTGPFNTAQRYFKYSEVVSITNNFERVLGKGGFGEVYHGISDGDQVAVKILSEESAQGYKEFRAEVEILMRVHHRNLTSLFGYCNEGNRMVLIYEYMANGNLGDYLSGKMSFILSWEERLKISLDAAQGLEYLHYGCKPPIVHRDVKPTNILLNEKIQAKISDFGLSRSFPVEGSDQISTVVAGTIGYLDPEYYSTRQMNEKSDVYSFGVVLLEVITGQPVIASSRRERHISDQVSSMLGKGNIRGIVDQRLGERYDAGSAWKMAELSLACTEQRSTHRPTMSQVVMGLKQIVDGRMNDHNNQGDSTKMVTVNLKSEMGPQAR from the exons ATGGATaagctttcttcttctactcTTTCTTGTTCATGCTCAAGACCAATCTGGTATCTTAAAACAGCCTTTACTCTATTAATATCTTCACATGTTAATGAGTTAAATAATCTGATTAATATCTCTCTGTATGTTACAGGTTTTATCAGTATAGATTGTGGTATACCGGATGATTCGAGCTACAATGACGAGACAACAGACATAAAGTATGTTTCCGATTCAACGTTTGTTGAGTCAGGAACAAGCAAGAGCATAGCTCCTGAGCTTAAGACAAATACTTCTCTTGCAAGACAGTTTCACAATCTAAGAATCTTCCCTGAGGGTAAGAGAAACTGTTACAAAGTGTGGCCTCAACAAGGTAAAGGATTTAAGTATTTGATCAGAACCCGTTTCATGTATGGAAACTACGATGGAGTTGGTGAAGCACCACCCGCTTTCGATCTCTATCTCGGTGTTAATCTATGGGATTCTATTGTTCTTGACAATTCAACATCTATAGTAACCAAAGAGATCATACACACTCCCTCTCTAGACTATTTTCATGTTTGTCTTGTTGATAAGAACAGCGGAACTCCTTTCTTGTCTGTCTTGGAAGTAAGATTCTTGAAGAACAATACTTATGAGACTCCTTATGAATCTCTCATGCTTTTCAAGAGATGGGATTTGGGCTCTATTAGTAATCTTCCTGTCAG ATACAAAGATGATGTCTATGATCGCATATGGATGCCTAGTAGGTTTACGGACCATATGATACTAAACACGTCACTCCCTATTGATCAAAACTACAACAACCTCTTCCAACCAGCTAGTGTTGTCATGAGCACCGCTACAAGACCACTTAACGCTAGCAGTTACATACTTCTGTATTGGGAACCGGAAGACCCTAGGTTGAAGTTCTATGTATATCTGCATTTTGCTGAGGTTGAAGTGCTCACAGGAAACCAGACGAGAGAATTCACAGTTAATTACAACAATGACACAACACTTGCTGAAAAGTTTAGGCCTAGCTACTTGTATACGGATACAGTTGTCACTCCAGACCCAGTAACTGGATTAATACATGAGTTTTATTTGGTACAAACTTCTGTTGAAATGCTTCCACCGATCATTAACGCCATGGAGATATATCAAGTTAATGAGTTCCTTCAGTTATCAACTGATCAAGAGGATG TGGATGCCATGACGAAGATCAAGGATACGTACAGAGTGAAGAAAAACTGGCAAGGAGATCCATGTGTTCCTGTGGATTATTCTTGGGAAGGTCTTGATTGTATGGATAGTGATAACACTACTAACCCAAGAGTTATTTCTCT GAACTTATCTTTTAGTGGATTGACTGGACAGATTGATCCAGCCTTTTCCAATCTTACATCCATCAAAAAACT GGATTTGGCAGGTAATAACTTAACAGGAAAAGTACCAGATTTCCTTGAAAATTTACCAAATTTAACTGAGTT aaactTGGAAGGAAACAAGCTGATAGGAATAATTCCACGAAAACTTCTTGAGAGATCAAAGGATGGATCACTTTCACTGAG GTACGGTGGAAATCCCGAACTTTGTTCGTCTGATTCATGcgaaaagacaaagaaaaatcaTGGTTACATCATTCCAGTAGTAGCATCAGTCATAGGACTGCTCCTTCTTTTGACCGCATTTGCTTTATTCTGGCATTTAAAGAAAAGATCACATAAAG GTTCCAATGATGCCATGACCGGTCCATTCAACACAGCTCAACGATACTTCAAATACTCAGAAGTTGTGAGTATCACAAATAACTTCGAGAGAGTTCTCGGCAAAGGAGGTTTTGGTGAAGTATACCATGGAATCTCGGATGGAGATCAAGTTGCAGTCAAGATACTTTCTGAAGAATCAGCTCAAGGTTACAAAGAGTTTCGAGCAGAG GTGGAAATTCTGATGAGAGTTCATCACAGAAACCTGACCTCTCTTTTCGGATACTGCAATGAGGGAAACAGAATGGTCCTTATTTATGAGTATATGGCTAATGGGAACTTAGGAGACTACTTATCAG GAAAAATGTCATTTATATTGAGCTGGGAAGAGAGGTTAAAGATTTCACTAGATGCAGCGCAAG GGCTAGAGTATCTTCACTATGGTTGTAAGCCTCCTATAGTTCACAGAGATGTTAAGCCAACGAACATATTACTAAATGAGAAGATCCAAGCCAAGATTTCAGACTTCGGTTTATCAAGAAGCTTCCCCGTTGAAGGAAGCGATCAGATTTCAACCGTTGTGGCTGGAACAATTGGTTACCTTGATCCCGA GTACTACTCGACGCGCCAAATGAACGAGAAGAGTGATGTTTATAGCTTCGGAGTTGTTCTTCTTGAAGTGATAACAGGGCAGCCTGTAATTGCATCCTCAAGAAGAGAGAGGCATATAAGTGATCAGGTCAGTTCGATGTTAGGCAAAGGAAACATCAGAGGGATTGTGGATCAGCGTCTGGGAGAGAGATATGATGCTGGCTCTGCTTGGAAAATGGCAGAATTATCCCTTGCTTGTACAGAGCAGAGGTCTACGCATAGACCAACGATGAGTCAGGTAGTTATGGGGCTGAAACAGATCGTTGATGGCAGAATGAACGATCATAATAACCAAGGTGACTCGACAAAGATGGTTACAGTGAATCTGAAATCCGAAATGGGTCCTCAAGCAAGGTAG